Proteins encoded together in one Bacteroides ovatus window:
- the mnmG gene encoding tRNA uridine-5-carboxymethylaminomethyl(34) synthesis enzyme MnmG, which yields MDFKYDVIVIGAGHAGCEAAAAAANLGSKTCLITMDMNKIGQMSCNPAVGGIAKGQIVREIDALGGQMGLVTDETAIQFRILNRSKGPAMWSPRAQCDRAKFIWSWREKLENTPNLHIWQDTVCELLVENGEVTGLVTAWGVTFKAKCIVLTAGTFLNGLMHVGRHKLPGGRMAEPASYQLTESIARHGITYGRMKTGTPVRIDARSVHFDQMETQDGESDFHKFSFMNTSTRHLKQLQCWTCYTNEEVHRILREGLPDSPLFNGQIQSIGPRYCPSIETKIVTFPDKDQHQLFLEPEGETTQELYLNGFSSSLPMEIQIAALKQIPAFKDLVIYRPGYAIEYDYFDPTQLKHTLESKIIKNLFFAGQVNGTTGYEEAGGQGLIAGINAHINCHGGEAFTLARDEAYIGVLIDDLVTKGVDEPYRMFTSRAEYRILLRMDDADMRLTEKAFKLGLAKEDRYQLVRGKKEAVEQIISFARNYSMKPALINDALERIGTTPLRQGCKLIEILNRPQVTIENIAEYVPAFQRELEKATSSDQDRKEEILEAAEILIKYQGYIDRERMIAEKLARLESIKIKGKFDYSTIQSLSTEARQKLVKIDPETIAQASRIPGVSPSDINVLLVLSGR from the coding sequence ATGGATTTTAAGTACGACGTAATTGTAATTGGTGCCGGACATGCTGGTTGTGAAGCAGCGGCAGCCGCTGCTAATTTAGGTTCCAAAACTTGTCTCATCACTATGGACATGAACAAGATTGGACAGATGAGTTGCAATCCGGCTGTAGGAGGAATCGCCAAAGGACAAATTGTACGTGAAATAGATGCATTGGGTGGACAGATGGGATTAGTGACAGATGAGACTGCCATTCAATTCCGGATTCTAAACCGCTCGAAAGGTCCAGCCATGTGGAGCCCCCGCGCCCAATGCGACCGGGCTAAGTTCATTTGGTCCTGGCGAGAGAAACTGGAAAATACACCCAACCTTCATATCTGGCAAGATACCGTATGTGAACTGCTCGTAGAAAACGGTGAGGTCACTGGATTGGTCACCGCATGGGGCGTCACCTTCAAAGCGAAATGCATTGTGCTCACCGCAGGAACTTTCCTCAACGGACTGATGCATGTAGGACGTCATAAATTACCGGGAGGAAGAATGGCCGAACCGGCTTCCTATCAGTTGACCGAATCCATCGCCCGCCACGGTATCACCTACGGAAGAATGAAAACCGGTACTCCGGTACGAATTGACGCACGTAGTGTTCATTTTGACCAGATGGAAACACAAGACGGCGAATCGGACTTCCACAAGTTCTCATTCATGAATACTAGCACGCGCCACTTAAAGCAACTTCAATGCTGGACATGCTACACTAATGAAGAAGTACACCGGATTCTGCGTGAAGGTTTGCCGGATTCTCCCCTGTTCAACGGACAGATTCAAAGTATCGGGCCACGCTATTGTCCGAGCATCGAAACCAAGATTGTCACTTTCCCGGATAAAGATCAGCACCAGTTATTTCTCGAACCGGAAGGAGAAACGACACAAGAGTTATATCTTAACGGATTCTCTTCTTCGCTTCCGATGGAAATACAAATTGCAGCATTAAAACAAATCCCGGCTTTCAAAGATCTGGTTATCTACCGCCCGGGATACGCTATCGAATATGACTATTTCGATCCGACTCAATTAAAACATACGTTGGAATCGAAGATTATCAAAAATTTGTTCTTTGCCGGACAAGTAAACGGAACCACCGGATACGAGGAAGCAGGAGGACAAGGATTGATAGCCGGTATCAATGCACACATTAACTGCCACGGCGGAGAAGCATTTACTTTGGCTCGCGATGAAGCATATATTGGCGTATTAATCGACGATTTGGTTACCAAAGGTGTGGATGAACCTTACCGTATGTTTACCTCGCGTGCGGAATACCGCATTCTGCTTCGCATGGATGATGCCGATATGCGCTTAACAGAGAAAGCATTTAAGCTTGGGTTGGCAAAAGAAGATCGATATCAGTTAGTAAGAGGCAAGAAAGAAGCCGTGGAACAAATCATTTCTTTCGCGCGCAACTATTCGATGAAACCGGCACTAATCAACGATGCTCTCGAAAGGATAGGGACAACGCCCCTACGTCAAGGTTGTAAGTTGATAGAGATTCTGAACCGCCCGCAAGTGACAATAGAAAATATAGCAGAATATGTTCCGGCGTTTCAACGCGAACTGGAAAAAGCGACGAGTTCGGATCAAGACCGGAAAGAAGAGATTCTCGAAGCTGCCGAAATCCTAATCAAGTATCAAGGATATATTGATAGAGAGAGAATGATAGCTGAAAAACTAGCACGATTGGAGAGTATCAAGATTAAAGGAAAATTTGACTATTCTACCATTCAGTCCCTTTCCACCGAAGCTCGGCAAAAGTTGGTAAAGATAGATCCGGAAACAATCGCGCAAGCGAGCAGAATCCCGGGAGTCTCTCCTAGCGACATCAACGTGCTGCTGGTGCTTTCGGGACGATAA